The following nucleotide sequence is from Achromobacter spanius.
CGCCATCCCGCCGTTTTCCTTCAACCCTGACTTGCACCTGCTGGTGGACCCCAGCCTGCGCACGCGCCACGATGAAATCGTGTTCAACGCGGGGCGGCTGGATGCGTCCATTCTGCTGAACACGGAAGACTACTTCCGGCTGGCGGCGCCCCAGGAAGCGCCGCTGATCAAGGCCTGACTCCCGCCGCCACCACCCCACCATGACGCCCGCCGTGTTCCGCTCCAAGATTGCACGCGGCGCCAACATGCGCTGGCTGATGAGCCTGGCGCACATGGAGCCGTCGCCCGTCAGCCCGTGGGTGGCGCTGCGGGCGGCGCTGGCCATCGGCCTGCCCACGGCCGTGGGCCTGGCGCTGGACCAGATCGGGCCCGCCGCCTTGGTCGCCTTGGGCGCGCTGCCCGCCATCACCGGCGACAACGGCGGCCCTTACCGCAACCGGGCGCTGTCCATCGGCTGCACGGTGTTCGGCGGCGCCTTGGGTTACCTGCTGGGCAACCTGGTGGCCGGACACGGGCTGTGGACGTCCGCCGCCATGACCCTGCTGGTGCTCATCGCCAGCCTGGTGGGCACCTTCAACAACATCGCGGCGGTCGCCACGCTGCAATTCGCGGTGTACGTCATCGTGGGTTCCAGCCTGACGTCCACCCTGCCCGCCTGGCTGCCTTCGGTGCTGGTAGGCATGGGCGGGCTGTTTGGCCTGGCGCTGACGCTCGCGGGCTGGGTGGTGCACCCGATTGCGCCCGAACGCGCCGCCGTGGCGCAGGCGTATCGCAAGCTGGCCGCCTTGTTCGCCGCCATCGGCACATCGCGCACCATGGTTGCCCGGCGCGACATGGAAGCGGCCATGGCCACCGCCTACGACACGGTCTTGGCGGCCCGTGGCCGCGCCGCCGGGCCGTCGCCGCGCCTGGCCCGCCTGGCGGCCCAACTCCAGGCCTGCACTCCGCTGACCAATACGGCGCTGGCGCTGGCCCGCGCCGGCCGCGTCCTGCCGCCGGCCTGCGCGCGCGTCATGAACCATCTGGCGGACCGGGTCGAGCATGATCAGCCCCCCGCCCCCGGCGACGACATCACGGCCTTGCGCCAAGCCGGCATGCTGGAACTGGCGGATGCGCTGGCGCAGGCCGAACCCTTGCTGACGGGCGCCAAGACGCCCGACGCCGACCCCATGGCCCAGCTTGCGCCGGCGCCTCCGCGCACACCATGGCGGGTGCTTGCACGCACCTACCGCCCCGGTCGGACCACCGTGCGATATCTGATCCGGCTGGGCCTGTGCCTGATCGCCGCCGAGGCCGTGGCGCTGGCCGCGTCGCTGCCGCGTTCGTATTGGGTGCCCTTGATTGTGGTGGTGATCTTCAAGCCAAACTTCGGTTCGGTATTCGCGCGGGCGCTGCAAAGCTGCGGCGGCAGCGTGGTGGGCGTGGCCATCAGCGCCACCGTGCTGGCGGTGGACCAGAACGGCATTGCAAGCGTGTTGACGGTGGCGGCGCTGGCGGCCTTGCTGCCCTGGTCCATCCGCCGCAATTACGGGCTGTTTTCCGCCATTCTGGTGCCTATCCTGATGCTGCTGATCGGCGCCTTGCAGCCCGGCACCTGGGCTATCGCGCTGGCGCGCCTGCTTGATGTGGGCGTGGCGGCCGGCATCGTGCTGCTGGTGGGCTACCTGCCGTGGATCCGCATCGAACGCAATAACCTGGACCAGGCCGTGGCCACGGCGATGTCCACGCTGGCTGCTTACGTCAATACGGTGTTCCAGGCGGACCCCGCCAAGCGCCACGCCCTGCGCGCCCGCGCCTATGCAAGCTTGTCGGACCTGCGCATCGCGTTGCAGCGCGGCCTGTCCGAACCGCGTTTGGTCAGCCGCCGCGCGCTGGCCTGGTGGCCGGTGGAGGTGGCGCTGGAGCGCGTGGCCAACGCCGTGTCGGACACGGCCTGGTCGCTGCCTGCCGACCAGCCCACCCCCAGCGCCGCCGAAGTCGGCCAACTGGCGCACGCCTTGCACGCCATGAGCGTCGCGGTGGTGGGAGGCACGGCCGTACCGACCGCGGCCATCTCCGCCCCCATCCCGGCGCTGGCCGACGTGGCCGCCGAAATCGAAAGCTTGCGCGCCGCGCTGGCTGGGCCGGATTTTGCCGCCGCGCCCCTCGCCGCTTTGCCCAAGCGTCGCTCCACCCATCCCCTTACCCCTCCATCCAACCAGGTCTGAACCATGTGTCTTGCCGTATTGGCCCTGCACGCCTTGCCGGGCATTCCCGTCCTGATCGCCGCCAACCGCGACGAATTCCACGCACGCCCCACGCTCCCAGCCGCGCAATGGGCGGATGCGCCCGGCCTTTACGCAGGCCGCGACGGCCTGGCCGGCGGCAGCTGGATGGGCGTGACGGCGCAAGGCCGCTTTGCGCTGGTCACCAATTTCCGCGAACCCGGCAGGCACCTGGACCCTGCCCCGTCACGCGGCGCGCTGGTTGAAGATTATTTGCGCGGCAGCGATTCGCCGCAGGCATACCTGGCGCGCACGCACGAATCGGATCAGGCTTACAACGGCTTCAACCTGATCGTGGGCGACACCCGTCAGGCCTGGTATCTGAGCAACCGCGATGGCGCGCCGCGCCCGCTTGCACCCGGCATCTATGCCCTGTCCAACCATTTGCTGGACACGCCCTGGCCCAAGCTGGCCCGCACCAAGACGGCGTTTACCGAGGTACTGGGGCGTACGCCGCAACCTGACCTGCCCGCCTTGTTCGACGCGCTGGCGGATAGGCAGACGGCCACCGATGACGAGATGCCCGCAACCGGCCTGCCCCAAGACCGCGAAAGACTGTTGAGCAGCCCGTTCATCGTCAGCCCCGACTACGGCACCCGCGCCTCCAGCGTGCTGGTGCTGCGCGAGGGCGGCGCGGGCCAATTGGATGAAAGGCGCTTTGCGCCCGACGGCACGGTCAGCGGGGAAAGCCGGCTGGCTTTTTCCTGGCAAGGCTGAACGCGCGGGAATATGCTGTTTTGCGAGGCGGCAAGAAAACCAGCGGCAGAATCACGGTCACGGAAACAATCGGTTGATCTCCGAGACGCGCTGCCGCGAACTCCGTGCCGTCGCCCAGGTCGAAGCTCAATCATTCACGTCTGGAGAATCAGATGAAAAAACGCATTGAACGCTGCACCCTGTCCGCCATGATGGCCTTGGGCAGCATGGCCATTGCCGGCGTGCTGTCCACCGCGCAGGCGGCATTACCACCGGTCAAGCACCAGGGCTCGGTGCAATACGTCAGCGGCGGTATCGGCATCGATGAATCCGAAGCCATGAAAGCCGCCGCAAAAGATTATCCGCTGGCGCTGACTTTCGCGGCCCAGCGTGATGGCAAGGCCGATTATGTGGCCAGCGTCGGCGTCACCATCCTCGACGCGCAAGGCAAGGAAGTCTTGAAGGCCACGTCCGAAGGTCCCTACATGCTGGTCAAGCTGCCCGCGGGCAGCTACAAGATTTCAGCGACGTTTGAGGGCAAGAAGCAGGAACGCGCAGTGACCGTGCAAGGCACCGGCACCGCGCGCGCCGTCTTTGAATGGAAGTAAGCGCCTAGACCCCTGAAAACAGGATGGCGATGATGAAGCCCACGCTGATCGCCCAAGCCAGGGACCGCAGCGCTCCCCAGCCTGCCAGATACATCGCCAGATAGCCCAGGCGCACGCCCAACCAGCACGCCATCAGGGTGGCCACATGCGCGGGCGACGCCTGCGTATACAGCGCGAACAGCACCGCCGCAAAGAAGAACGGCAGCGCTTCAAAGGCATTGATCTGCGCCGCGTTGGCGCGCGCCCGCCAGCCTTCCTGGCGAGCAAGCCACGCGCGAGGGTCATTGTTGTCGAACTTCTTTCCCCCCGCCTTGGCGATGATTGTCGACACCAGCGGCAGCAGTGCCGCTGCCAACATCAACCACGCGATCATTTTCATACTGACTCCAGGTGCGCAAGATAAGGCGGCTCGCGTTTGGCGCCGCTGCGGCAGCGGTCGCCTGAAAGCGGAAGAAATGAAAAACCAGGCACATTGAACTGACCCGTAAGCACCCCTGTCAAGCAGGCATTGGCGGATAGATGATCGGAGTCAGGGTTAACCGAGGGATGAATTGCACCGGCGGGAGGCCACACAGCGACCGGAGGGCAGTCGATATGGATTGGGATTGACCAACCTTCTTCCCGAGCACATCTGTCACTTCGATCCATTTGAATCATATTCTTTCTCTTCACTTTTCGGCTGGCGCCCTTTAAACCACCCGCGAGGATATGAAGAAGCCTCAAACGGGCGAATGCCCAATTGATGTGCCCTAGCGGCATAACCACCGACACCCCCGACCACAAAACCGACTATATATAACCAACCCGTCCGCCAGATATCCAGATCGAGGAAAACCAATCCACCGCCAACGATCACAAAAACAAATCGAAATATGGACCGGAAATTTCCATCATGAATAAATACTATTTTTAGTGCTTTTAAAATTCTCGCAAACCAATTAATTTTCATAATGAGCAGGAGTTATATCCCTCTGAGGCCCAGCAGCGCAAGGCGCAGTAATACAGTACTGAGTCGTCGGAGATCGTTCCTTAGCGGCCAACCCGAGTCTGCCATTGAGTGGCCGCGCTGGGGCTATCAATGTAGGAATACCCACTCGGAATCGGGCCTCCGCTATCGTGGGAAACGATAGAGCTCTGAATCTGCCCGGAACTCACTTGCTTTCCTTGCGTACGTCAGGCTCGCTGGCCTGAGTTGGCTTTCTTTCGGCCAGCCATTCCGGCGGATATGGCGGCTTATCAAATGGGCGAATTTTTAAAACATAAGCTTGCGCGGAGTAGCCACCAAAAGCCCCAATACCCAAACCCACGATATACAACCACCCGGTGTGCCAGTGATACAGATCGATCAACAGCATCCACACCCCTACAAAAGCGCAAATCAGAACATATACGTAGCGCAAATGACCGTCGCGGACTGCATATTTCATAAATAATTCTTCTAGTCTATGCTTCACTTCGCGCACCTTGATTTCAATTACTCGCCAATTTCATTAAGCTCTGCGGCGCGATCCCATATATGGCGTGGGCCTTAGCTCGATATTCGCCAGACTTGGCATCATACAGACGAATGACTACGCGCACGTTCGGTGAATATTGCTGATAGCCGGCAAATTCATTGGGATCATTGACCTAACCCACCCTCAGTGCAGTCGATAGACAGTCTATTCAGACTATTTATGCTGATGTCCATTTAATAACTTCCTATATACCTAGGTGGTATGGAAACGATATACCTCTACCGCTGTGCTGGACCCGCGCGATATATCTATGGCATTTTTTTGGACCCTGCCTCTCCCGGATCGGGGTTTGACGGCCAAATAGTGTTTTCGTCATCAGGCGCACCATGCCATGATGCATCTTCCGCATTTTTTACTCTAACGTCTGCCCCAACAAGCTTCGTCCTTTCCAGACTGGCAAAACGAACATCTAAGTTGCAAAGCGTTGCCCCCGTAAAATCTCCATTTGAAAAATCAGCACAAATCGCAATTGCGTTTGTAAAATCGGAGTTTCTGGCAATCACACGCATGAAGTATGAATTGATAAGCCAGGCTTCCACCATTTTCACGCCAGACAGTTTGGATCCCACAAACCCAATATCCTGAATTAAGAACGGGAAAAATCGGCGGCCTGCAAATCCATATCATCAAACATCAAGCGATGGAAGTTCGCGCCACGAAAATCTGCCCGAACCAAGGCATCCATATTCAGAGCAAGTCACTTGCCCGTTTGATATTTAAGAACAATCAATGCCCCCCCAAAATCTGCAGAATCAAATTCCGACACCTTAAATAGGATCCAGGTGCGCCGCCCCAAGGTGGGGCCGGACAGGGTGACGGGCATTTCGCCGCCGCTGCGGCATGGTCGCCTGAAAGCAAAAAAATGAAAAGCCGCGCGCTGGGACGAACCGCCATGCGCGCTTACACTTTGCGCTCCAAGTTTTGCGCCCGCTTGCCTGATGACCTTGCTGAGCCCCTGGCCCCCGTTATTTCTTGCCGCCGCCCTGCTCTGGCCCCCCGCAACGCGGCGCTGGGCGCTGGCGCCGTTGATGCTTGCCTGGGCGTGGGGCTGGGCCGATGGCGTGATAGACCCCGTGGCGTTCGTCGCGCCGGCGCTGCTGGTGTTGGCGGCGGCCTGGGTGCGGCCGGGGTCTGGTGATGCCGTGCGGATGGCCGGCCACGGCTTGTTCCTGCTTCTAGCCGCAGCGCTCTTCCTGCATCTGCTGCCGGGCTTTCACAACCCGCTGGTGATTGCGCCCGCCCCGCTGAGCGCGGACGCCGTGGCGTTTGGCATGTATCTGAACCTGGACAAGCCGCTGGTTGCCTTCTGGGTGATCTTAGCCCTGGCCCCGCCCATGTCGGGCGTCGACCTGCGGCGCACGGTGCTGGCGGCCAGCCTGGCTTGCGGCGCGGCGGTGCTGGCCTGCCTGGGCATTGCGCTGGCGTTGGGCGTGGTGGGCTGGGCGCCCAAGTGGCCGGACTCGGGCTGGATCTGGCTCATCAACAATGCGTTGCTGGTCACGCTGGCTGAAGAAGCGCTGTTTCGCGGCTATGTGCAGCAGCAGTTGGCCACGCGCTGGCGGCATCATCCCTGGGGCGCCTGGGCCGCGCTGGGCGTGGCTGCGGTGCTGTTCGGGCTGGCGCATTTTGCGGGCGGCTGGCAATGGATGTTGCTGGCCGCCATCGCCGGCGCCGCCTATGGCGTGGCTTACCGCTACGGCGGACTGGCGGCGGCGGTGCTGGCGCATCTGGGCTTGAACGCCGCGCACTTCGGTTTATTTACCTACCCGATGCGCGCGGTGTTCTAGCGTGACGTTCTGGTGCGCAGCCGCGCCGTATTCCCGCACGGCAGGTGGCTTACGCCAGCGCCGGATAGTCGGTGTACCCCGTCGGACCCTGCGCGTAGAACGTGGACGGTTCGGGCTTGTTCAGCTCGGCGTTCAATTCAAACCGGCGCGCCAGATCGGGGTTGGCGATGTAGGGCACGCCAAACGCCACGGCGTCGGCGCGGCCGGCCTTGATGGCGGCTTCGGCCGATTCCCGCGTGTAGCCCTCGTTGCCGATGTAGACGCCGCCAAAGGCCGCCTTCAAGCGCGGGCCCAGGCTGTCTTCCGCTTCACGCTCGCGCACGCAAAGAAAGGCGATGCCGCGCTTGCCCAGTTCGGTGGCCACATACAGGAAGGTGGTGGCCAGATCGGAATCGCCCATGGTGTGAATATCGCCGCGCGGCGACAGGTGCACGCCCACGCGGTCCGCGCCCCAGACGGCCACGCACGCATCCACCACTTCCAGCAGCAGGCGGGCGCGGTTTTCCAGCGATCCGCCGTATTGGTCGGTGCGCTGGTTGGTGCTGTCTTGCAAGAACTGATCCAGCAGGTAGCCGTTGGCGGCGTGCACTTCCACGCCGTCGAAACCCGCTTCCATGGCCATTTGCGCGCCATGGCGGTAGGCCTCGACCACGCCAGGCAGCTCGGCCGTTTCCAGCGCGCGCGGGGTGACGTAGGCACGCTTGGGACGCACATGGCTGACATGGCCGCCGGCCGCGATGGCGCTGGGCGCAACGGGCAGTTCGCCGTTCAGGAAGATGGGGTCGGAAATGCGGCCCACGTGCCAAAGCTGGGCCGCGATCAGGCCGCCTTTTTCGTGGACGGCGGCGGTCACTTTGCGCCAGCCCTTCACTTGTTCGGTGGACCACAGGCCGGGAGTGTCGGCGTAGCCCACGCCTTGCGGGGTCACGGCGGTGGCTTCGGTCAAGATCAGGCCCGCGCCGGCGCGCTGGGTGTAGTACTCGACCATCAAATCATTGGGAACGCGGCCTTCGCTGGCGCGTTGGCGCGTCAAGGGGGCCATGACAATGCGGTTGCGCAGCGTCAGCGCGCCAACGCGCAGGGGTTCAAACAGGGTGCTCATGCAAAGTCCTTCCGCCCCGGGGCGATGGGGCGCGATGTGCAGCGGCATACAAGGTGGCGTAGTGCGGTGTGGGGGGCACACGCCTGCCGGCTGACTACATATCCTGGTTCAACTGCCGCAGGAACGCGGCAATCGTGGCTTCATTGCGACGGAAAAAGACCCACTGCCCCACTTTGGTCGACGTAATCAGGCCCGCGCGTTGCAAGACGGCCAGGTGCGAAGACACGGTCGACTGCGACAGCCCGCAGCGGTCATCGATGTGGCCCGCGCACACCCCATGTTCAAAGGAGTGGCCCGGACGTTCCTCGAAATACGCATGCGGCGTCTTCAGCCATGCAAGGATGTCACGCCGCACCGGATTGGCCAGCGCCTTGATGATGGCGTCGGTATCAATCCCGGGTTCTGCGCCGGTCTGATCGGAGGACGAAGCGGAAGCGGAGCGAGTCATATTTGTATATCGCAATTTATCGAATCTTAAATCGAAAGTATTCGATATATAGTCATGCCCCTGAGGACAACGAGGTTTTGCCTAGTCGCCTTGCACCTTCCCACGCAGACGCTTGACCTCGCCGTGCAGGACTTTGCGTTGCACGCGGCGGCGTTGGGAAGATCGTGTGGGCTTGGTGGCGCGGCGCGGCTTGTCGACCTGGATGGCGTTGCGAACCATGGTCACCAGCCGTTCGATGGCTTCGGCCCGGTTTTTCTCCTGGCTGCGAAACGACTGCGACTTGATGACAATAACGCCCTCTTTCGAGATGCGGTGATCGCTCAGGGCGCACACGGCGTCCTGCACCTCGGGCGGCAGGCGTGAAGCCCGCACGTCAAAGCGCAGGTGGACGGCGCTGGACACCTTGTTGACGTTCTGGCCGCCCGCGCCCTGGGCGCGGATCATGCTGAACGTCAGGTCGCGTTCGTCGATATACAGGGAATCTTGGACATGAAACATAGGGCGGGAGTCTATACCAAGTAAAATAATCCGCTTTTGCCCGATTTTCGCGGCGCCTCCGGCCGCCAGCAACCTTATGACCTACTCCGCCAAAGAAATTTTCAAGACCCTGCAAGGCGAAGGCGCCCACGCAGGCCGCGCGGCGGTATTTTGCCGGTTTGCGGGCTGTAACCTCTGGACCGGCCGCGAAAGCGACCGCGCCAGCGCCGCCTGCACGTTCTGCGACACCGACTTCATCGGCACCGATGGCGAAGGCGGCGGCAAGTTCGCCACGGCCGACCTCTTGGCCGACACCATCGCCACCACCTGGGGCCCGGGCACGCAAGACCGCTACGTGGTCTTCACGGGCGGCGAACCCCTGCTGCAACTGGACGCGGCGCTGCTCACCGCCATCCATGCGCGCGGCTTCACCGTTGCCATTGAAACCAATGGCACCGTCAAGCCGCCCGCCGGCATCGACTGGATCTGCGTCAGCCCCAAGGGCACGGCGCCGCTGGTCATCGAACGCGGCGACGAGTTAAAGCTGGTCTACCCCCAGTTGAACGCCTTGCCCGAGACCTTCGCCCACCTGGATTTCGAGCATTTTTTCCTGCAACCCATGGACGGCCCCGCGCGCGTGGCCAACACCGAGCGTGCCGTTCAGTACTGTATGCAGCATCCGCAATGGCGGCTGAGTTTGCAGACCCATAAATACATAGGCATTCCATGATGACCCCCCACGCGCGGCGGATCGCGCGATGATTTCCGTTACCCGCAGGCTGGAATTCGACGCCGGCCACCGTATCCCCGATCACCGCAGCCAATGCCGCAATCTGCATGGCCACCGCTATGTGCTTGAAATCACCCTGACGGGCGACGTGGTGCAAGCCCCCGGCGAATCCGACAACGGCATGTTGATGGATTTTTCCGAGATCAAGCACATCGCCAAGACCCACATCGTGGACGTCTGGGACCATGCTTTCCTGGTGTACGAAGGCGACGCCGCCGTGCGCGGCTTTTTGGACACCCTGCCCGACCACAAGACCGTGGTGCTGGACCGCATTCCCACGGCGGAAAACCTGGCCAAGATCGTGTTCGACACGCTGGCGCCGCACTACCACGGCCACTACGGCGCCGACCTGCGCCTGTCCCGCGTACGCTTGTACGAAACCCCGAATTGCTGGGCAGACTGCAACGGCTGAGGGTTGGCGGCGAGATGGGCCGCGGATAGATCGCGGATGGATCCCCCCATCGTAGGATGGGTGCAGCGCGCAAGAAAAGGCACAAGAACCCAATTGCCGTTCGCGCGAAACCCATCAATCAACCCCGGAACCCGAAATAATCCGGCCACATCCTGGCGGTGGTTCGATGGGTTACGCGCGATCAACGGAGGCGTCCTTGCCACGGGTCATTTCGCGCTGCACCCATCCTACGTGCCTTGCCGCGTGATCAGTACAGCGCGCGCAAGAAAAGACACAAGAACCCACCGATTAAAAATTCCTATCGACCCATTCGGCACATTCAATCATTAGTAAGCTAATAGATAGGATACAATCGATTTCCATGAACCCTCCTTCAGACTCCCAACTCATGGCCACCACCGCTCACTTGATGGTGCTGTCGCGTGCCTATCGCGGGGCGGCTGACAAAGCCCTGGCCGACTACGGTTTATCGCAAGCCACCGCCTGGCCCGTCATCCTGGCCGGACGCCTGGGCGACGGCGTACGCCAAGGCGCGTTGGCCGAGGCGCTGGGCGTCGAAGGCCCCTCCCTGGTTCGCGTGCTTGACCAACTCGTCGCCGCCAGCCTGATGGAACGCCGCGAAGACGCCCATGACCGCCGCGCCAAGACCCTGCACCTGACCGACGCCGGCCATGCCTTGCGCGCCCAGGTTGAAGACGTGCTGGTGGAACTGCGCCGGCGCTTGTTCAGCGGCGTCAGCGAAGCCGACCTGCAAGCCTGCCTGCGCGTCTTCGACGCCTTGAATGTGTCCTTGGGACGCGGCGCGGCCAGCGCGCAGCCACAGCAGCAACAGGACAACGCATCGTGAAATTGCCCAACGTCCGCGAAACCCTTTTTTCGCTCAAGAGCTACCTAAGCGCCATCATGGCGCTTTATCTGGCCTACAGCATGGGTTTGCCGCGTCCGTTCTGGGCGATGACCACCGCCTACGTCGTGGCGCAACCTTGGTCTGGCGCCGTGCGTTCCAAAGCGCTGTACCGGCTGGTGGGCACCTTTGCCGGGTCGGCCGCCACCGTCTACCTGGTGCCGCGCCTGTCGAATTCACCCGTCATCATGACCGCTGCCATGGTGCTGTGGGTGGGCGTCTGCCTGTATATGTCGGTGCTGGACCGCACGCCGCGTTCGTACCTCTTCATGCTGGCGGGCTACACCGCCGCCATGATCGGCTTTCCCAGCGTGACCGACCCGTCGTTGGTCTTCGACACCGCGCTTGCCCGCGTCGAGGAAATCACCCTGGGCATCGTCTGCGCCACGCTGGTCCACAGCATTGTGCTGCCGCGTGGACTGGCGCCTGCCTTGACGCTGCAACTGGACAAGGCCGTGCGCGACGCTCGCAACTGGATGCACGACACGCTTAGCGGCAAGACCGCCGAACAGCGCGACCGCGACCGCCGCGTGCTGGCCAACGACATCACCCAATTGCGGCTCTTGTCCACCCATGTGCCGTTCGACACCAGCAACCTGCGCTGGACGTCCGGCGCCGTGCGCGCCATGCAGGACCAGATTTCAGCATTGACGCCAGCGGTGTCGGCCGTGGAAGACCGCCTGCGGGCGCTTCAGGCCAATGACCAAGCGTTGCCCGAACCCGTGTCCGCGCTGCTGAACGATATATCGGAATGGATCAATGCTGGCGCCCAGGCTTCGCACGACACCGCCGTAGCATTGCGTGCCGCCGTATCGCGGCTGACCCCCGCCATCGACAGCCATTCCCCCTGGCGCGACGCGCTGCTGGCCAGCCTGATGACGCGGCTGCGCGAGTTGATCGACACCTATGACGAATGCCTGGCCCTGCGCCGCGAAATCCACGCCGGCTTGGCGGGCGCACCACAACGGGCTTCGGCACATAAAGCCCACGCTGCCCGCGACCCCAACGCCGCGCTGCACCGCGACCATGGCATGGCGCTGCTGTCCGCGCTGGCCGCGGGTGTGGCCATTTCGGTGTGCTGCGCGTTCTGGATCGGCACGGCCTGGAGCAACGGCGCCACCGCCGCGTTGATGGCCGCCATCTTCAGCTGCTTCTTTGCGTCGCAAGACAACCCCGTGCCGGGCATCATGCAGTTTCTGACGTACACGGTGTATTCGATTCCGCTGTCGGCGCTGTACCTGCTGGGGATCATGCCGGCCATCCATTCCTTTGAAATGCTGGCCCTGGCGATGCTGCCCACCGCCTTCGTGCTGGGCATTTTCATTGCGCGGCCCGCCAGCACCGGCAAGGGCATGGCGATGCTGTTCGGTTTTCTGGGCACCATGGCGCTGCAAGACACCCACACCGCCAACGTGGTGTCGTTCATCGACACGCAGGTGGCGCAGTGCATGGGCGTGGCCACCGCCGCCATCATTGCCGCCGTGTTCCGCACCGTCAGCGTCGACTGGAGCGCCCGCCGCATCCAGGCCGCCAACTGGAAGGAACTGGCGACGCTGGCCGCCTCGCCGCGCGCGCCGTCGCGCCACACCTACACCGCCCGCATGCTGGACCGCATCGGCCTGTTGCAACCGCGCCTGGCGCTGGCCCAGCGGCCCGATGACCTGGTGGCCGCCGATGCGCTGAAAGACCTGCGCGTGGGCCGTGACATTACCGAATTGCAGCGCGCCCGCCGCCATCTGCCGATGGCCGAGGCCACCATCCAACCCGTGCTGACCAGCCTGGCGCAGTTCTT
It contains:
- the queD gene encoding 6-carboxytetrahydropterin synthase QueD is translated as MISVTRRLEFDAGHRIPDHRSQCRNLHGHRYVLEITLTGDVVQAPGESDNGMLMDFSEIKHIAKTHIVDVWDHAFLVYEGDAAVRGFLDTLPDHKTVVLDRIPTAENLAKIVFDTLAPHYHGHYGADLRLSRVRLYETPNCWADCNG
- a CDS encoding MarR family winged helix-turn-helix transcriptional regulator, which encodes MNPPSDSQLMATTAHLMVLSRAYRGAADKALADYGLSQATAWPVILAGRLGDGVRQGALAEALGVEGPSLVRVLDQLVAASLMERREDAHDRRAKTLHLTDAGHALRAQVEDVLVELRRRLFSGVSEADLQACLRVFDALNVSLGRGAASAQPQQQQDNAS
- a CDS encoding FUSC family protein; translated protein: MKLPNVRETLFSLKSYLSAIMALYLAYSMGLPRPFWAMTTAYVVAQPWSGAVRSKALYRLVGTFAGSAATVYLVPRLSNSPVIMTAAMVLWVGVCLYMSVLDRTPRSYLFMLAGYTAAMIGFPSVTDPSLVFDTALARVEEITLGIVCATLVHSIVLPRGLAPALTLQLDKAVRDARNWMHDTLSGKTAEQRDRDRRVLANDITQLRLLSTHVPFDTSNLRWTSGAVRAMQDQISALTPAVSAVEDRLRALQANDQALPEPVSALLNDISEWINAGAQASHDTAVALRAAVSRLTPAIDSHSPWRDALLASLMTRLRELIDTYDECLALRREIHAGLAGAPQRASAHKAHAARDPNAALHRDHGMALLSALAAGVAISVCCAFWIGTAWSNGATAALMAAIFSCFFASQDNPVPGIMQFLTYTVYSIPLSALYLLGIMPAIHSFEMLALAMLPTAFVLGIFIARPASTGKGMAMLFGFLGTMALQDTHTANVVSFIDTQVAQCMGVATAAIIAAVFRTVSVDWSARRIQAANWKELATLAASPRAPSRHTYTARMLDRIGLLQPRLALAQRPDDLVAADALKDLRVGRDITELQRARRHLPMAEATIQPVLTSLAQFFRARSAWRVGEKTPEFLAQIDRALCSVAATPQGLAARDRAVVALVGIRRAFFPDAPDYQPAHPAMEGHAS